A part of Chitinimonas koreensis genomic DNA contains:
- a CDS encoding GAF domain-containing protein, with translation MFHTDDRSLTPDYPALERQLASLFEGERDFIANAAQFSAFVYQTLADLNWAGFYLARGEELVLGPFQGKVACVRIPFGRGVCGNAAARRETIVVADVHAFPGHIACDAASNAEIVLPVLKDGRLVGVFDIDSPSANRFGEADQIGLERLLACFVAATDC, from the coding sequence ATGTTCCACACCGACGACCGCAGCCTGACGCCCGACTACCCGGCGCTCGAGCGCCAGCTGGCCAGCCTGTTCGAAGGCGAGCGCGACTTCATCGCCAACGCGGCGCAATTCTCGGCCTTCGTCTACCAGACGCTGGCCGACCTCAACTGGGCCGGCTTCTACCTGGCCCGCGGCGAGGAACTGGTGCTCGGCCCCTTCCAGGGCAAGGTGGCCTGCGTGCGCATCCCGTTCGGCCGCGGCGTCTGCGGCAACGCGGCGGCGCGGCGCGAGACCATCGTGGTGGCCGACGTGCATGCCTTCCCCGGCCATATCGCCTGCGACGCGGCCTCGAACGCCGAGATCGTGCTGCCGGTGCTCAAGGACGGCCGGCTGGTCGGCGTGTTCGACATCGACAGCCCGAGCGCCAACCGCTTCGGCGAGGCCGACCAGATCGGGCTGGAGCGGCTGCTGGCCTGCTTCGTCGCCGCGACCGACTGCTGA
- a CDS encoding ABC transporter substrate-binding protein, with the protein MQRLPIVLSLFLVLPGPAEAGNILIFESYHEDMEWVKTNMEGTRRAIGDKHKIEVIYLDTKRRPKEAYPAIFKAAWDEYLKRKPDLVITGDDNAIRFLGPKLAGTATPVVFRGVNANVRDYFPGGLPKNITGVLERHLLIPLGRTIRTLVPMKKNRILVLFDDSESSKAVIDTALHGDEQTDLGGVTLEARSIADYQDWQAAVNGAAANYDAIILDTWHTVKDKASGKVIDTTEVLEWTGQNAPVPLFSINDFAVGPKRAIASFVLAGASHGAAAARMALLILDQGRSPAKLRIEADQSGAWYFNEAGLQKWGIRLPDNMRKEGKFQ; encoded by the coding sequence ATGCAACGACTCCCCATCGTCCTGTCGCTCTTCCTCGTCCTGCCCGGCCCGGCCGAGGCGGGCAACATCCTGATCTTCGAGAGCTACCACGAGGACATGGAGTGGGTGAAGACCAATATGGAAGGCACCCGGCGCGCGATCGGCGACAAGCACAAGATCGAGGTGATCTACCTCGACACCAAGCGCAGGCCCAAGGAGGCGTATCCGGCGATCTTCAAGGCGGCCTGGGACGAATACCTGAAGCGCAAGCCTGACCTGGTCATCACCGGCGACGACAATGCGATCAGGTTCCTCGGCCCCAAGCTGGCCGGCACGGCGACGCCGGTGGTGTTCCGCGGCGTCAACGCCAACGTGCGCGACTACTTTCCCGGCGGCCTGCCGAAGAACATCACCGGCGTGCTCGAACGCCACCTGCTGATCCCGCTGGGCCGCACCATCCGCACGCTGGTGCCGATGAAGAAGAACCGGATCCTGGTGCTGTTCGACGACAGCGAATCGTCCAAGGCGGTGATCGACACCGCGCTGCACGGCGACGAGCAGACCGACCTGGGCGGGGTGACGCTGGAGGCGCGCAGCATCGCCGACTACCAGGATTGGCAGGCGGCGGTGAACGGCGCCGCGGCCAACTACGACGCGATCATCCTCGACACCTGGCACACGGTGAAGGACAAGGCCAGCGGCAAGGTGATCGATACCACCGAGGTGCTCGAGTGGACCGGCCAGAACGCGCCGGTGCCGCTGTTCTCGATCAACGATTTCGCCGTCGGCCCCAAGCGGGCCATCGCCTCCTTCGTACTGGCCGGCGCCAGCCACGGCGCCGCCGCTGCGCGGATGGCGCTGCTGATCCTCGACCAGGGCCGGTCGCCGGCCAAGCTGCGCATCGAGGCCGACCAGAGCGGCGCGTGGTACTTCAACGAGGCCGGGCTGCAGAAATGGGGGATCAGGCTGCCGGACAATATGCGCAAGGAAGGGAAGTTTCAGTAG
- a CDS encoding methyl-accepting chemotaxis protein — protein sequence MGLRVLNFHRIDFKLNLLFLAIVSASLGGFGAFNYTLMRAELIGTQEREVDQTLRRLAVSLPSAVWNLDVQQAQQTVLAEMGHPWLLGLTVTSGQRPVVGLVRDRQGKPVDGMQLPASDQRREIALTLRDQGQDQQVGKVTLAVSTDSIEAKLRANLLRLLAQIVVVDGLIVLAQVLALRRLVTRPLDEVRQVLQRIAHGDLTVPRLRRGEDELGQLAQALHGMVAHLSTLLGKVVRSTEALSSAAAQIKGASTGLAMASASQAASVEEALASMATVNAAVGQNLQDARSAKEIAGFNVTQAERGGASVDTTVQAMIAIAEKIGVVDDIAYQTNMLALNAAIEAARAGQHGKGFAVVAQEVRRLAERSQAAAREISELAQQSVVHAKETGAMFEDMLPRIRETAERVGAIHLASTDQAHGIEQVHGGIHQINDAMQANAAAAEELAATAAMMTDQVAQILELVDYFKSL from the coding sequence ATGGGGCTCCGTGTGCTCAATTTCCACCGCATCGACTTCAAGCTGAACCTGCTGTTCCTGGCCATCGTCTCGGCCAGCCTGGGCGGCTTCGGCGCCTTCAACTACACCCTCATGCGGGCCGAGCTGATCGGCACCCAGGAACGCGAAGTTGACCAGACGCTGCGCCGGCTGGCCGTCTCGCTGCCCAGCGCGGTATGGAACCTCGACGTGCAGCAGGCGCAGCAGACCGTGCTGGCCGAGATGGGCCATCCCTGGCTGCTGGGACTCACCGTCACCAGCGGCCAGCGCCCGGTGGTGGGCCTGGTGCGCGACCGCCAGGGCAAGCCGGTCGACGGCATGCAGCTGCCGGCCTCCGACCAGCGCCGCGAGATCGCGCTGACCCTGCGCGACCAGGGCCAGGACCAGCAGGTCGGCAAGGTGACGCTGGCGGTCAGCACCGATTCGATCGAGGCCAAGCTACGCGCCAACCTGCTGCGCCTCTTGGCCCAGATCGTGGTCGTCGACGGCCTGATCGTGCTGGCCCAGGTGCTGGCGCTGCGCCGGCTGGTGACACGGCCGCTCGACGAGGTGCGCCAGGTGCTGCAGCGGATCGCCCACGGCGACCTGACGGTGCCGCGGCTGCGGCGCGGCGAGGACGAGCTGGGCCAGCTGGCGCAGGCGCTGCACGGCATGGTCGCCCACCTGTCGACGCTGCTGGGCAAGGTGGTGCGCTCGACCGAGGCGCTGAGCTCGGCCGCGGCGCAGATCAAGGGCGCCTCGACCGGGCTGGCGATGGCCTCGGCCAGCCAGGCCGCCAGCGTCGAGGAGGCGCTGGCCTCGATGGCGACCGTCAACGCCGCGGTCGGCCAGAACCTGCAGGACGCGCGCAGCGCCAAGGAGATCGCCGGCTTCAACGTGACCCAGGCCGAGCGCGGCGGCGCCTCGGTCGACACCACGGTGCAGGCGATGATCGCGATCGCCGAGAAGATCGGCGTGGTCGACGACATCGCCTACCAGACCAATATGCTGGCGCTCAACGCCGCCATCGAGGCGGCCCGCGCCGGCCAGCACGGCAAGGGCTTCGCGGTGGTGGCGCAGGAAGTGCGCCGGCTGGCCGAGCGCAGCCAGGCGGCCGCGCGCGAGATCAGCGAGCTGGCGCAGCAGAGCGTGGTGCACGCCAAGGAGACCGGCGCGATGTTCGAGGACATGCTGCCGCGCATCCGCGAGACCGCCGAGCGGGTCGGCGCGATCCACCTGGCCTCGACCGACCAGGCGCACGGCATCGAGCAGGTCCATGGCGGCATCCACCAGATCAACGATGCGATGCAGGCCAACGCGGCGGCCGCCGAGGAACTGGCCGCGACCGCGGCGATGATGACCGACCAGGTCGCGCAGATTCTCGAGCTGGTCGATTACTTCAAGAGCCTTTGA